The Acidobacteriota bacterium DNA segment TCTCCACGTCGAATTGGGCGAGTTCGACCGCGCGCGCCACGGCATCCTTCACTGCATCGGGGGTGTCAGGGTCGTCGGCATCGAAGCCCACGAGGTCACTCAAATCGATCCCCATCGTCTCGAGGTGCAGGCTCACAAGGGCGTCCCCGCGCAGGACGTTCTGCAGCCCGGCGTTCACGCGCGCGGCCCCCCGGACAAGCCGCGGATACGCCTCCAGGTGCGGGAGCAGATTGCCTTCGTCGTCGTAATAGCGAGGGTCGCCGTCCCGCTGCATCGGCGCCAGAGTCGCGGTCGTGAACTCGTTCAGCCGGTCGACCTGTTGTTCCAGCGACATGAGCATGACTCTGCCCCTCACGATGGCCTGCACCAGACCGCTGTCCAACGACTCGAAGTTCTGGCTGTCGAAAGCGGCCTGGAGGACCTGATTGTCGTGCAGGTAGTAGAACTCGTTCAGCGGAATGTTCGGCTGAAGCCCCTCCTCGATCTGCTGGACGACGGCGACGTGCTGCCGCAGCTTCTCCAGTTCGCCGTGCAGGGACGCCACGAGCATCTCGAAGTCGCAGGTCAGAGCTTCGCGGTACTTCAGCGCGACCTCCTGTTCGCGCTCGGCCTCCTGCCGGTTGCCGAGGAGGAAGGCCAGGTAGACGCCGACGAAAACGACCAGGAGTTCGATCGCGAAGAACGGCAGGTTCCTCCGCAACCTGGCGCCGAACCCCGAAAGAGCCGCCGGGGTCTCAGCCATCTCGTCTTCCTCCGCGCGCCGCAACCGGTTCCAGAACATGACGGAGGTGCCGTCGGCCCGTCAGGAGCCGAGGATTCTCAGGGCCTTGAATCAAGATAGCCGTCGACGGCCTTCTCGAGCGCGGCGCTTCGCAGTCCGTTCTCCTTCGCACGGGTGCGGGCCTCTTCCCGGTCCACACCCTTCCCCGCGACCAGGTAGGCGTAGTACAGGGCGCCGACCCGGTTGCCCGAGGCGCAGTGGACGAGCACCGGGCCATCCGCCTTGTCCATCGCTTCGATGAAGCGCTCGAAGGTCTCGGGTTGCTCGAGGCGTTCCGCGTCTACCGGCACGTTCAGGTAGGGAACGTCGAGGCTCTGGAGCGCAGCCTGTTCGTCGAAGCCCCGGTTCTCGCCTTCGGCGCGCAGGTCCAGGACGAAGGACAGGCCGTCGGCGGCCATCGCCTTGAGCTGGTCCTCGCTCGGCTGGCCGCCGAAGAGGACGCCCGGTTCCGGGTGCTTCGCGCCCCGCAGGCCGTGGTCCTTCTGTTCGGCTGCTGCGGCAGGAGGGGCAAGAACCAGGGCCACGGTGGACAGTGCGGCGGCAAGGGACAGGCTACGCATCAGAAGAACCCCAATTCCAGTTTCGCGGCTTCGCTCATCATCGCCGGGTTCCAGGTCGGATCCCAGACCACCTCGACTTCGGCGTCTTCGACGCCCTCGACGTCGCGAACCGTCCGCTCCACGTCGCCGGGCAGCGACTCGGCGACCGGGCAGTGCGGCGAGGTCAGGGTCATCTGCAGCTTGACGTGTGCTTTCTCATCGATCCGCACGTCGTAGATCAGGCCGAGCTCGTAGATGTCGACCGGGATCTCCGGGTCGTAGACCGTCTTGAGCGCCTCAACGATGCGGGCCTCGAGGGCCGCCGTGTCCACCTGGACTCCGCTCGCGGCGATGTCGTCCATTGTCCGTTTCCTCCCGTCGACCGTACAGCCTACTCGGTCGTTACGGCTTCCGAGTCCCCGCCCTCGAGCGCGGCCCGGAGCGCGTGCCAGGCCAGCGTCGCGCACTTGATCCGCACCGGGTAGTCCTTGACGCCGCTCAGCACCTCCAGCTTGCCCAGGTCGACAGCGGCGGCACCGTTGCCGTCACCGGTCATCAGGGCCAGGAAGGAAGCGATCAGCGCCTCCGCCTGCGGTCGTTCCAGCCCGCGCACGGCCTCCGTCATCAGGGAGGCCGAGGCGGTCGAGATCGCACAGCCGACGCCCTCGAAGGTCGCGCCGTCGACACGGTCGCCGTCCATCCGCAGGTAGATCTTGATCTTGTCGCCGCACAGCGGGTTGTGGCCCTCGGCGCAGGCCGTCGCCGGATCGAGAACCCCGAAATTCCGGGGCGAGCGGTAGTGGTCGAGGATGACCTGCTGGTAGAGATCGCGGAGATCGGACATGGCGTTCGGCGCAGCTCCAGGCCGGCTCAGCCGAAGATCCGCCGCACTTCGTGCAGGCCGGAGACGAGCAGGTCGACTTCCTCGTGGGTGTTGTAGAGCCCGAACGAGGCCCGCACCGTGGCCGGGACGCCGAGCCGGTCCATCAGCGGCTGCGCGCAGTGGTGGCCCGCTCTGATAGCGATCCCCTGTTCATCGAGGATCGTTGCCACATCGTGGGGGTGGGCGCCGTCGATCACAAGCGAAACGACGGCAGCGCGGGCCGATCCGGCCTTCGAGGCGTGGCCCGGCACGCGAACCCAGGGGAGATCATTCAGGACTTCCATAGTGTGGGAGAGCAGTTCCTGCTCGTGCCGTTCGATCCGATCCAGGCCGGTCGATTCCAGGAATTCGACCGCGACGCCCAGGCCGATCGCCGGTGCGATGCTCGGCGTTCCCGCCTCGAAGCGCTGCGGCGGCACCATGTACTCGCTGCGCTCGAAGGTGACCCGCGTGATCATCGAGCCGCCGCCGTGGTACGGGGGCATCGCCGCGAGCAACTCGCGACGGCCCCAGAGCACGCCGATGCCGCCCGGGCCGTACATCTTGTGGCCCGAGAAGGCGTAGAAGTCGCAGCCGAGCGCGGCCACGTCGACCGCCATGTGCGGCACGGCCTGCGCACCGTCGACGACCACGGCCGCGTCCGAGTGGGCACGAGTCAGTTCGACGACGGCCGGGATGTCGTTGACCGTGCCGAGCGCGTTCGAGACGTGGGCGAGCGCGACGACCCGCGTGCGCTCGTTGAGCATGCCGGCAAACCGGTCCAGATCGAGCTCGCCGTCGTCGGTGATCGGCGCCGCGAGCACGCGGGCGCCGGTCTGCTCGCAGACGAGTTGCCAGGGGACGATGTTCGAGTGGTGCTCCATCTCGGTCAGCAACACCTCGTCGCCCGCCTTGAGGTGCGGCCGGCCGTAGCTCTGGGCTACCAGGTTCAGGCTCTCGGTAGTACCGCGGGTGAAGACGACCTCGTGGCTGTCCGGAGCGCCGATGAACCGCGCCACCTTGGCCCGCGCCGCCTCGTAGGCGTCGGTCGACTGCTCGGACAGGGCGTGGACGCCGCGGTGGGCGTTGGCGTAGTAGGTGCGGTAGCAGTCGCTGACCGCGTCGATCACGACTTCCGGCCGCTGCGCGCTGGCGGCGTTGTCGAGGTAGACCAGCCGGTGGCCGCGAACGTCCCGCTCGAGGATGGGGAAGCAGGCCCGCAGGCGCTCGACGTCGAACGCGGCGGAGTCCCGCGGTTCGTTCTCGACCGCGACTGCCGGCGCCGTCATCCTTCTACCCGCCCTGCCCGTTGCTCCGGACGGCGTTCAGGCTGGCGAACAGGCGAGCTTCCAGGTCCCGCCGCAGCGGCTCGAACGTCGCCTTGTCCGTGACCTCCCGCGCGAAGGCGTGGACGAGCATGCCGTGCGCTTCCTCGAAACCGATGCCGCGGGCGCGCAGGTAGAAGAGAGCCTCCTCGTCGAGACGGCCGATCGTCGAGCCGTGGGTGCAGCGAACGTCGTCGGCGAAGATCTCGAGCTGCGGGTTGCTGTTGGCCAGCGCGGCCTTGGACAACAGCAGGTTGCGGTTTGTCTGCTTGGCGTCCGTCTTCTGGGCGGCCTGGTGAACGTAGATGCGGCCGTTGAACACGGAGCGGGCCTGCCCGTCGAGCACGCCCTTGTAGAGCTGGTGGCTGGTCGTGTGCGGCTGACGGTGCTCGACCCGCATGTGGTTGCCCGTGAACTGGGAGCCGGCGAGGACGTAGAGGCCGTCGAGGGTACAGTCCGCGCCCTCCCCGTCCAGCAGGGCGACCGTGTCGTTCCGTACCAGGGCGCCGCCGAAGGCCAGGGACGAGGAGTCGAAAGCCGCGGCCCGGTCGAGCCGGGCGTGCTGGAAGCCGAGGTGGAACGCTCCGGCCGCGTCGGCCTGCAGCCGGGTGTGGCGGACCACCGAACCCGCGCCGCAAACGAACTCCGCCGCGGGGCAGACGAAGTAGCCGCCGGCCGCCGGGTCGGCGGCGGCGAAGGTCTCGATGACGGAAGCCTGGCTGTTCTCGCCGGCGACGACGAGCAGGCGCGGGAAGCTGACCTCGATCGAGGCCGGGGCGCCGTTGTCTCCAGCCGCGGCGTCCGCGGACGGCGCGCTGAGCCAGAGCACCTGGATGGGCCGCTCGAGCGCCGTCCCCGCCGGGATCCCGAGCGCTACGCCGTCCTCGAACAGCGCCGTGTTCAGCGCCGCGAACGGATGGACGTCGGCGTCGGCGCTGCAGGAAGCGCGACCGTCGACGCTCGCCCCCAGGTGCTCGGCGAGGAGCTCGGAGCCGTCGTCCGCCGGATCGGCGAGGGAGAATGCGGTCATCCCCTCAGGCGGCGATGAAGCGGCCGGCGCATAGCGGCCGTTGACGAACACCATCGAGTCGCAGCCGGGGTAGAGGAAGGGCCGGGCCTCGCCTTCTCCCAGCGCCCCTCCGGCCGCCGGCACGGGCCGGGCGCGCAGGATCGGGCCGAGGTTCGTCTGCCGCCACTCCTCGTCGCGCGAACCCGGAAAGCCGGCCCCTTCGAAGCGCTCGATCGCCTGCTGCCGCCTCGCTCCCACGGGCCCCCCGGCACCGCGGCCGGCGAAGAGCTCCAGGTAGGGACCGATGCGGGTGTCGGCGCCGGTGGTCACGATCCCTCCCGTTCAGGCCTCTGCCCGCGCACCGTCGAACCCGCCGTAGCCCTTCTCTTCCAGTTCGTGCGCGAGCTCGCTGCCGCCGGAGCGGACGATCCGCCCATCCAGGAGCACGTGGACGTGGTCGGGCACGATGTAGTTCAGCAGTCGCTGGTAGTGGGTGATGACGACGAATGCCCGGTCCTCGCTCCTTAGCGCGTTGACCCCGGCCGCCACCGTCTTCAGCGCGTCGATGTCGAGCCCGGAGTCCGTCTCGTCCAGCACCGCGAGCCGGGGCTCGAGCACCGCCATCTGGAGGATCTCGTTCCGCTTCTTCTCGCCGCCCGAGAAACCGTCGTTGACCGGACGCCGCAGCAGCGCCTCGTCGACATCGACCAGCGTGGCTCGCTCGCGCAGCAACTTCAGGAAGTCCATCGCATCGAGCTCGGACTCGCCCCGTGCCTTGCGGTTCGCGTTGACGGCCGCCTTCAGGAAGTAGCTGTTGCCGACGCCGGGAATCTCCACCGGATACTGGAAGGCCAGAAACAGGCCCGCGTGGGCCCGCTCTTCGGGCGCCATCTCCTGGAGGTCCTCGCCATCGAGCTCCAGCGAGCCCGCGGTGATCTCGTAGTCCTCCTTGCCCGCGAGAACCTGGGCCAGCGTGCTCTTGCCCGAGCCGTTCGGCCCCATCACCGCGTGGACCTCGCCGGCGCTCACCTCCAGGTCAACGCCCTTCAGGATTTCCTGTTCTTCGACCTTCGCGTGAAGGTCCTTCACCCTCAGCATTGCTGTGTCTCTCCGTGCGGCGGCTTTGCAGCCCCCTGCGGTTCCGGCAACATGCGGCCCCCCGGAGGGGTCAGCCGACGCTGCCCTCGAGGCTCACCTCGAGCAGCTTCTGTGCCTCCACGGCGAACTCCATCGGGAGTTCGCGGAACACTTCCTTGCAGAACCCGTTGACGATCATGGAAACGGCATCCTCGGTGTCGATGCCGCGCTGGTTGCAGTAGAAGATCTGGTCTTCGCCGATCTTCGACGTCGACGCCTCGTGCTCCATCTGGGCGGTGGGATTCGCGACGTCGATGTAGGGGAACGTATGAGCTCCGCAGCGGTCCCCGATCAGCATCGAGTCGCACTGCGAGAAGTTCCTGGCGTCCTCGGCCGAACGCAGAATCCGTACCGATCCGCGGTACGTGTTCTGGCCCTCTCCGGCTGAGATCCCCTTGGAGATGATCGTGCTCGACGTGCGTTTGCCGACGTGGATCATCTTGGTCCCCGTGTCGGCCTGCTGGCGGTTGTTCGACACCGCCACGGAGTAGAACTCGCCCACCGAATCGTCGCCCCTGAGAATGCAACTCGGGTACTTCCAGGTCACCGCCGAGCCGGTCTCCACCTGGGTCCAGGAGATCTTGCTGCGCTGGCCCTCGCACAGGCCGCGCTTGGTCACGAAGTTGTAGATGCCGCCCACGCCTTCCTTGTCGCCCGGGTACCAGTTCTGGACCGTCGAGTACTTGATCTGCGCGTCCTCGTGGGCGACCAGTTCGACCACGGCCGCGTGCAACTGGTTCTCGTCGCGCATCGGCGCGGTGCAGCCTTCCAGGTAGCTGACGTAGCTGCCTTCGTCCGCGATGATCAGGGTGCGCTCGAACTGGCCGGTGTTCATCGCGTTGATCCGGAAGTACGTGGAGAGCTCCATCGGGCAGCGCACGCCCTTCGGGATGTAGACGAAGGAACCG contains these protein-coding regions:
- a CDS encoding sulfur transferase domain-containing protein, giving the protein MRSLSLAAALSTVALVLAPPAAAAEQKDHGLRGAKHPEPGVLFGGQPSEDQLKAMAADGLSFVLDLRAEGENRGFDEQAALQSLDVPYLNVPVDAERLEQPETFERFIEAMDKADGPVLVHCASGNRVGALYYAYLVAGKGVDREEARTRAKENGLRSAALEKAVDGYLDSRP
- a CDS encoding SUF system Fe-S cluster assembly protein, which translates into the protein MDDIAASGVQVDTAALEARIVEALKTVYDPEIPVDIYELGLIYDVRIDEKAHVKLQMTLTSPHCPVAESLPGDVERTVRDVEGVEDAEVEVVWDPTWNPAMMSEAAKLELGFF
- a CDS encoding SUF system NifU family Fe-S cluster assembly protein — its product is MSDLRDLYQQVILDHYRSPRNFGVLDPATACAEGHNPLCGDKIKIYLRMDGDRVDGATFEGVGCAISTASASLMTEAVRGLERPQAEALIASFLALMTGDGNGAAAVDLGKLEVLSGVKDYPVRIKCATLAWHALRAALEGGDSEAVTTE
- a CDS encoding cysteine desulfurase, which produces MTAPAVAVENEPRDSAAFDVERLRACFPILERDVRGHRLVYLDNAASAQRPEVVIDAVSDCYRTYYANAHRGVHALSEQSTDAYEAARAKVARFIGAPDSHEVVFTRGTTESLNLVAQSYGRPHLKAGDEVLLTEMEHHSNIVPWQLVCEQTGARVLAAPITDDGELDLDRFAGMLNERTRVVALAHVSNALGTVNDIPAVVELTRAHSDAAVVVDGAQAVPHMAVDVAALGCDFYAFSGHKMYGPGGIGVLWGRRELLAAMPPYHGGGSMITRVTFERSEYMVPPQRFEAGTPSIAPAIGLGVAVEFLESTGLDRIERHEQELLSHTMEVLNDLPWVRVPGHASKAGSARAAVVSLVIDGAHPHDVATILDEQGIAIRAGHHCAQPLMDRLGVPATVRASFGLYNTHEEVDLLVSGLHEVRRIFG
- the sufD gene encoding Fe-S cluster assembly protein SufD, translated to MTTGADTRIGPYLELFAGRGAGGPVGARRQQAIERFEGAGFPGSRDEEWRQTNLGPILRARPVPAAGGALGEGEARPFLYPGCDSMVFVNGRYAPAASSPPEGMTAFSLADPADDGSELLAEHLGASVDGRASCSADADVHPFAALNTALFEDGVALGIPAGTALERPIQVLWLSAPSADAAAGDNGAPASIEVSFPRLLVVAGENSQASVIETFAAADPAAGGYFVCPAAEFVCGAGSVVRHTRLQADAAGAFHLGFQHARLDRAAAFDSSSLAFGGALVRNDTVALLDGEGADCTLDGLYVLAGSQFTGNHMRVEHRQPHTTSHQLYKGVLDGQARSVFNGRIYVHQAAQKTDAKQTNRNLLLSKAALANSNPQLEIFADDVRCTHGSTIGRLDEEALFYLRARGIGFEEAHGMLVHAFAREVTDKATFEPLRRDLEARLFASLNAVRSNGQGG
- the sufC gene encoding Fe-S cluster assembly ATPase SufC; protein product: MLRVKDLHAKVEEQEILKGVDLEVSAGEVHAVMGPNGSGKSTLAQVLAGKEDYEITAGSLELDGEDLQEMAPEERAHAGLFLAFQYPVEIPGVGNSYFLKAAVNANRKARGESELDAMDFLKLLRERATLVDVDEALLRRPVNDGFSGGEKKRNEILQMAVLEPRLAVLDETDSGLDIDALKTVAAGVNALRSEDRAFVVITHYQRLLNYIVPDHVHVLLDGRIVRSGGSELAHELEEKGYGGFDGARAEA
- the sufB gene encoding Fe-S cluster assembly protein SufB; translated protein: MPTATDTIEALAERDYEYGFVTDVEQDTAPPGLSEEIIAFISAKKNEPQWLLDWRLQAYRGWLKMVEPTWANVRYEPIDYQSICYYAAPKSDDDRPKSLDEIDPEILATYEKLGIPLKEQEMLAGVAVDAVFDSVSVATTFREKLAELGVIFCSFSEAVQDHPELVRKYLGTVVPRRDNFFAALNSAVFSDGSFVYIPKGVRCPMELSTYFRINAMNTGQFERTLIIADEGSYVSYLEGCTAPMRDENQLHAAVVELVAHEDAQIKYSTVQNWYPGDKEGVGGIYNFVTKRGLCEGQRSKISWTQVETGSAVTWKYPSCILRGDDSVGEFYSVAVSNNRQQADTGTKMIHVGKRTSSTIISKGISAGEGQNTYRGSVRILRSAEDARNFSQCDSMLIGDRCGAHTFPYIDVANPTAQMEHEASTSKIGEDQIFYCNQRGIDTEDAVSMIVNGFCKEVFRELPMEFAVEAQKLLEVSLEGSVG